One window from the genome of Amycolatopsis sp. NBC_01480 encodes:
- a CDS encoding sensor histidine kinase, which translates to MDQNSEAADRWLLGWRRFLLDAGLLVYPLVAGVGMAQYTSGAGLFAGWVIVLAFCAVYALSAWLAARSRSRWFWALVGVLTLLFLAALPFARANAFFMATVVVSLTAPRLPRLAFPLVAGAALAALLVPWAVRPWQSGPGWTQTVALVFTVLMVYAFAEAIRANHALVEARAEVVRLASEAERARIARDLHDLLGHSLTAITVKSNLARRLAANGVERSVDEITEVETLSRQALADVRAAVSGYRDVTLAGELARGRELLRASGVIADLPTAADVVDGAHQELFGWVVREGLTNVARHARATRCTVVLSASALEVLDDGVGAGASAGSGLTGLRERVAEAGGRMEAGPLEPKGWRLAVSMGAPA; encoded by the coding sequence ATGGACCAGAACAGCGAGGCCGCGGATCGGTGGCTGCTGGGCTGGCGGCGGTTCCTCCTGGACGCCGGACTGCTCGTGTACCCCCTGGTGGCCGGCGTCGGGATGGCGCAGTACACCAGCGGCGCGGGCCTGTTCGCCGGCTGGGTGATCGTGCTGGCGTTCTGCGCCGTCTACGCGCTGTCCGCCTGGCTGGCGGCGCGGTCGCGGTCACGCTGGTTCTGGGCGCTGGTCGGGGTCCTCACCTTGCTGTTCCTGGCCGCTCTGCCGTTCGCGCGCGCCAACGCGTTCTTCATGGCGACGGTCGTCGTCTCGCTCACCGCGCCGCGGCTGCCCCGCCTCGCCTTTCCGCTCGTGGCCGGGGCGGCGCTCGCCGCGCTGCTGGTGCCGTGGGCGGTGCGGCCGTGGCAGAGCGGGCCGGGCTGGACGCAGACCGTCGCGCTGGTGTTCACCGTGCTGATGGTTTACGCGTTCGCCGAGGCGATCCGCGCCAACCACGCGCTGGTGGAGGCGCGCGCCGAGGTCGTGCGGCTCGCGTCCGAGGCCGAGCGGGCGCGGATCGCGCGGGACCTGCACGACCTGCTCGGCCACTCGCTCACCGCCATCACGGTCAAGAGCAACCTCGCCCGGCGGCTCGCGGCCAACGGGGTCGAGCGGTCGGTGGACGAGATCACCGAGGTCGAAACGCTCTCCCGGCAGGCACTCGCCGACGTGCGCGCCGCCGTTTCGGGGTATCGCGACGTCACGCTCGCGGGCGAACTGGCGCGCGGCCGGGAGCTGCTGCGCGCGTCCGGGGTCATCGCCGACCTGCCCACGGCCGCGGACGTCGTCGACGGCGCGCACCAGGAGCTGTTCGGCTGGGTGGTGCGGGAGGGGCTCACCAACGTCGCCCGGCACGCCCGCGCGACCCGGTGCACGGTCGTCCTTTCCGCTTCGGCGCTGGAAGTTCTCGACGACGGCGTGGGTGCGGGGGCATCCGCGGGCAGTGGCCTGACCGGGCTGCGCGAGCGCGTCGCCGAGGCCGGCGGGCGCATGGAGGCCGGGCCGCTGGAGCCGAAAGGCTGGCGGCTGGCCGTGTCGATGGGAGCGCCCGCATGA
- a CDS encoding response regulator transcription factor, whose product MTIRLLLADDQELVRQALCALLELEDDFEVVGSVGRGDLVADAALAGRPDVALLDIEMPGLDGLAAAAVLAAQVPDCRVVMLTTFGRAGYLRRAMDAGAVGFVVKDAPAEVLADAIRRVMKGERVVDPALAVATLAAGESPLTARERDVLIAARSGVSVAEIAANLYLSEGTVRNYLSAAIAKTGTRNRMEALRKADERGWL is encoded by the coding sequence ATGACGATCCGACTGCTGCTCGCGGACGATCAGGAGCTGGTCCGCCAGGCCCTGTGCGCGTTGCTGGAGCTGGAGGACGACTTCGAGGTCGTCGGCTCCGTCGGCCGCGGCGACCTGGTGGCCGACGCCGCGCTCGCGGGCCGCCCCGACGTCGCCCTGCTGGACATCGAGATGCCCGGCCTCGACGGGCTCGCGGCCGCCGCCGTGCTCGCCGCGCAGGTGCCGGACTGCCGCGTGGTCATGCTCACCACGTTCGGCCGCGCGGGCTACCTGCGCCGCGCGATGGACGCGGGCGCCGTGGGCTTCGTGGTGAAGGACGCGCCGGCCGAGGTGCTCGCCGACGCCATCCGCCGGGTGATGAAGGGCGAGCGCGTGGTCGACCCGGCCCTGGCCGTCGCCACCCTGGCCGCCGGGGAATCCCCGCTGACCGCCCGTGAACGCGACGTGCTCATCGCCGCCCGGTCCGGTGTTTCGGTCGCCGAGATCGCGGCCAACCTCTACCTGTCGGAGGGCACGGTCCGGAACTACCTGTCGGCGGCGATCGCGAAAACGGGGACCCGCAACCGGATGGAAGCCCTGCGGAAGGCCGACGAGCGCGGCTGGCTGTAG
- a CDS encoding amidase family protein → MTEPVFQSATEIAARLRAGRLSARELAELVLDRVDAINPAVNAVVEVHREAALQAADDADVALARGERVELLHGVPMTIKESFQVSGMRSTWGNPDFAGFVADRDAVVVSRLRSAGAVLFGTTNVAEMLADVVACANPVYGRTVNPWDHTRSPGGSTGGGAAAVAAGLTFLEYGSDLAGSIRIPAAFCGVYGLKPTAGTVPLGGFQPPGPRSDPSDLAYLSAVGPMARSAADLRLALRVTAGPDGPDAKAYAWHLAPPRRTRLADFRVRVVLDHPAAAVTAEVGAALSDAVDALAAAGAKIVPGWPEGVDPVRQAESFGFQVRQFFAFHGGDPDFAPVTAVVEQHRQRMAARAAWDRYFSEVDVLLCPATRTVAPPLEGPSPELGFWISHASLAGLPALTAPVGRTGLPVGAQIVGPRHEDDTAITFAELAADVIGGFTPPAVSG, encoded by the coding sequence ATGACCGAGCCAGTTTTCCAGTCCGCCACCGAAATCGCGGCGCGGCTGCGCGCGGGCCGGCTGTCCGCACGTGAGCTGGCCGAGCTGGTGCTCGACCGCGTCGATGCGATCAACCCGGCCGTGAACGCGGTGGTGGAGGTCCACCGCGAAGCCGCCCTGCAAGCCGCTGACGACGCCGACGTAGCGCTGGCCCGCGGCGAGCGAGTGGAGCTGCTGCACGGGGTGCCGATGACCATCAAGGAGAGCTTCCAGGTGTCCGGGATGCGCTCCACCTGGGGTAATCCCGACTTCGCCGGGTTTGTCGCCGACCGGGACGCGGTGGTCGTGTCGCGGCTGCGCTCGGCGGGGGCGGTGCTGTTCGGCACGACCAATGTCGCCGAGATGCTCGCCGACGTCGTGGCGTGCGCCAACCCGGTGTACGGCCGGACCGTCAATCCGTGGGACCACACGCGTTCGCCTGGTGGCTCGACCGGGGGCGGCGCGGCTGCTGTGGCTGCGGGGTTGACGTTTCTGGAGTACGGCTCCGACCTGGCGGGCTCGATCCGGATCCCGGCCGCCTTCTGCGGGGTGTACGGGCTCAAACCCACCGCCGGAACGGTCCCGCTGGGCGGGTTCCAGCCGCCGGGCCCGCGCAGCGACCCCAGTGACTTGGCTTATCTGTCCGCAGTGGGGCCGATGGCTCGCTCGGCCGCCGACCTGCGCCTGGCGCTGCGCGTCACCGCCGGCCCCGATGGCCCGGACGCCAAGGCGTACGCCTGGCACCTGGCCCCGCCTCGGCGGACCCGGCTGGCGGACTTCCGGGTCAGGGTGGTGCTCGACCACCCGGCCGCCGCCGTCACCGCCGAGGTCGGCGCAGCGTTGTCGGACGCGGTGGACGCTTTGGCGGCGGCGGGCGCGAAGATCGTGCCGGGTTGGCCGGAGGGCGTCGATCCGGTCCGGCAAGCCGAGTCGTTCGGCTTCCAGGTACGGCAGTTCTTCGCCTTCCACGGCGGTGACCCGGACTTCGCCCCCGTGACGGCGGTGGTCGAGCAGCATCGGCAGCGGATGGCGGCCCGCGCGGCCTGGGACCGGTACTTCTCGGAGGTCGACGTACTGCTCTGCCCCGCCACCCGCACCGTGGCTCCCCCTCTCGAGGGGCCGTCCCCGGAGCTGGGGTTCTGGATCTCGCACGCTTCGCTGGCCGGTCTGCCGGCGCTCACCGCCCCGGTCGGCCGCACCGGGCTGCCGGTCGGCGCGCAGATCGTCGGCCCCCGGCACGAGGACGACACCGCGATCACCTTCGCCGAGCTGGCCGCCGACGTGATCGGCGGGTTCACGCCGCCGGCCGTGTCAGGATGA
- a CDS encoding MerR family transcriptional regulator, with protein MFAIGEFAWHGRVSVRMLRHYDAIGLLTPAHVDPATGYRSYQAAQLTELNRIVALKDLGFTLEQVRAMLAEQVGVEQVRDMLALRRADLEAAVAASTQRLAQVEARLQAIELDGRLPAHEVVVKHLPAVRMAELSTSAGSFHPDDIGPVVQPLCAELGRRLATAEVTPVGRLTCYYIKVEAPGGDAAVAVHAAVPIATGHGTVRNGLSIVDLPAGDHATLVHRGPIQAVLPAWQALARWIDTHGRHSGGPARELYLDCPADPALWVTELQEPVTAG; from the coding sequence GTGTTCGCCATCGGGGAGTTCGCCTGGCACGGCCGGGTGTCAGTACGCATGCTGCGGCACTACGACGCCATCGGGCTGCTGACGCCCGCCCACGTCGACCCGGCCACCGGCTACCGCTCCTACCAGGCCGCGCAGCTGACCGAGCTCAACCGGATCGTCGCGCTCAAGGATCTCGGCTTCACCCTTGAACAGGTCCGGGCCATGCTGGCGGAGCAGGTCGGCGTCGAGCAGGTGCGGGACATGCTCGCCCTGCGCCGCGCCGACCTCGAAGCCGCCGTCGCCGCGAGCACGCAGCGGCTGGCCCAGGTCGAGGCCAGACTGCAGGCGATCGAACTCGACGGCCGGCTGCCTGCCCACGAAGTGGTGGTCAAGCACCTGCCCGCGGTCCGGATGGCCGAGCTGTCGACGAGCGCGGGCAGCTTCCACCCGGACGACATCGGCCCGGTGGTGCAGCCACTCTGCGCCGAGCTCGGCCGCCGGCTGGCCACCGCCGAGGTCACCCCGGTCGGCCGACTGACCTGCTACTACATCAAAGTCGAAGCCCCCGGCGGTGACGCGGCGGTGGCCGTCCACGCCGCGGTCCCCATCGCCACCGGACACGGCACCGTGCGCAACGGCCTGTCGATCGTCGACCTGCCCGCGGGCGACCACGCCACGCTCGTCCACCGTGGCCCGATCCAGGCCGTGCTGCCCGCCTGGCAAGCGCTTGCGCGCTGGATCGACACCCACGGCCGCCACTCCGGCGGCCCGGCCCGTGAGCTGTACCTGGACTGCCCGGCGGACCCCGCCCTCTGGGTCACCGAACTGCAAGAACCCGTCACGGCCGGCTGA
- a CDS encoding fatty acid desaturase gives MSETIGTVPAGSTEQWRDRKRYLWLIGLVVPSLAFLAIGLHAATGWGVWFWIGPIVILVVVPLIDLLAGLDRSNPPDDVIERLENDRYYRWITFAFLPVQYLGFVAAFWLIARGDLSIVDKIGLAVSIGCIGGIGINTAHELGHKKESHERWLSKIALAQSFYGHFYIEHNRGHHVRVATPEDPASSRVGESFYRFWPRTVFGSLKSAWRLERKRYARRERHPYRIGNDVLNAWLMSAVLWAAMIVWLGVGVLPYLVIQAVIGFSLLEVVNYMEHYGMLRQRVGRRYERVDPSHSWNSNNIATNVLLYHLQRHSDHHANPTRRYQTLRDFSESPVLPTGYAGMIVLALLPPVWRRVMDPRVLAHFDGDLSRANLQPRKRAKTLARYGISGAAAPVARSDTRGDASEGGMCPGCGYVYDEKLGDPREGFPAGTPWSAIPDAWCCPDCGVREKVDFVAPGRVGA, from the coding sequence ATGAGCGAAACGATCGGGACCGTGCCGGCCGGCTCGACCGAGCAGTGGCGCGATCGCAAGCGGTACCTGTGGCTGATCGGGCTTGTCGTGCCCTCGCTGGCGTTCCTCGCGATCGGGCTGCACGCGGCGACCGGGTGGGGCGTGTGGTTCTGGATCGGGCCGATCGTGATCCTGGTGGTCGTGCCGCTGATCGACCTGCTCGCCGGGCTGGACCGCAGCAACCCGCCGGACGACGTGATCGAGCGGCTGGAGAACGACCGCTACTACCGGTGGATCACCTTCGCCTTCCTGCCTGTCCAGTATCTCGGCTTCGTGGCGGCGTTCTGGCTGATCGCCCGCGGCGACCTGTCGATTGTGGACAAGATCGGGCTGGCCGTCTCGATCGGCTGCATCGGCGGGATCGGCATCAACACCGCGCACGAGCTGGGGCACAAGAAGGAGAGCCACGAGCGCTGGCTGTCGAAGATCGCGCTGGCGCAGAGTTTTTACGGGCACTTCTACATCGAGCACAACCGCGGCCACCACGTGCGCGTGGCGACGCCGGAGGACCCGGCGAGCAGCCGCGTCGGCGAGAGCTTCTACCGGTTCTGGCCGCGGACGGTGTTCGGCTCGCTGAAGTCCGCGTGGCGGCTGGAGCGCAAGCGTTACGCGCGGCGCGAGCGGCACCCGTACCGCATCGGCAACGACGTGCTCAACGCCTGGCTGATGTCGGCGGTGCTGTGGGCGGCGATGATCGTCTGGCTGGGCGTCGGCGTGCTGCCGTACCTGGTGATCCAGGCCGTGATCGGCTTCTCGCTGCTGGAGGTCGTCAACTACATGGAGCACTACGGCATGCTGCGGCAGCGGGTGGGGCGCCGATACGAGCGCGTGGATCCCAGTCACAGCTGGAATTCCAACAACATCGCCACCAACGTCCTGCTGTACCACCTGCAGCGGCACAGCGACCACCACGCCAACCCGACCCGCCGCTACCAGACGTTGCGTGATTTCTCCGAGTCGCCGGTGTTGCCGACCGGGTACGCCGGGATGATCGTGCTCGCGCTGCTGCCGCCGGTGTGGCGCCGGGTGATGGACCCGCGGGTGCTCGCGCACTTCGACGGCGACCTCAGCCGGGCCAACCTCCAGCCGCGTAAGCGGGCCAAAACCCTTGCGCGGTACGGAATTTCCGGTGCGGCCGCGCCCGTGGCCCGTTCCGACACGCGCGGCGACGCGTCCGAAGGCGGGATGTGCCCGGGCTGCGGTTACGTGTACGACGAGAAGCTCGGCGATCCGCGTGAGGGCTTCCCGGCGGGCACGCCGTGGTCGGCGATTCCGGACGCCTGGTGCTGCCCGGACTGCGGCGTCCGCGAGAAGGTCGACTTCGTCGCGCCGGGACGGGTGGGCGCGTGA
- a CDS encoding ferredoxin, with the protein MRIEADRDKCAGLGMCEAMAPDFFEVDEEGTVLVLVEQPGEEHRQDLEAAVVSCPVLALKLRD; encoded by the coding sequence ATGCGGATCGAAGCGGACCGTGACAAGTGCGCGGGGCTGGGCATGTGCGAGGCCATGGCGCCGGACTTCTTCGAGGTGGACGAGGAGGGCACCGTGCTGGTGCTCGTCGAACAGCCTGGTGAGGAGCATCGGCAGGATCTGGAGGCGGCCGTCGTCTCCTGCCCGGTGCTGGCGCTGAAGCTGCGGGACTGA
- a CDS encoding TetR family transcriptional regulator encodes MTIMSGAPPAAPPGGGQHRQPIVVAAIELTARSGWSAVTMVRLAEIVGVSRQTVYNEIGSKPALAEAMVAHELDRFLSVVRAAFDRRPDDLVEAVYEAVRAVLELADDNTLLRAIASATHGADTELLPLLTTQAGSLLTEARTVLVQRVESYRPPLNSDQLTAVIDLIVRTVLSHVMQPSDTPARTADSLAWIVGRVLGVPAGGSLRHRV; translated from the coding sequence ATGACGATCATGAGCGGGGCACCTCCGGCCGCACCGCCCGGGGGCGGCCAGCATCGGCAGCCGATCGTCGTGGCGGCGATCGAGCTGACCGCGCGGTCCGGCTGGTCGGCGGTCACGATGGTCCGGCTGGCGGAGATCGTGGGCGTCAGCAGGCAGACTGTCTACAACGAGATCGGCTCCAAGCCGGCGCTGGCCGAGGCCATGGTCGCGCACGAGCTGGACCGTTTCCTGTCCGTCGTCCGCGCCGCTTTCGACCGCCGTCCGGACGACCTCGTCGAGGCGGTTTACGAGGCGGTCCGCGCCGTCCTCGAACTGGCCGACGACAACACCCTGCTCCGCGCGATCGCCTCAGCCACCCACGGCGCCGACACCGAGCTGCTGCCGCTGCTGACCACCCAGGCGGGATCTTTGCTCACTGAGGCCAGGACGGTGCTCGTCCAGCGCGTGGAGTCCTACCGTCCGCCGTTGAACTCCGACCAGCTCACCGCGGTGATCGACCTGATCGTCCGCACGGTGCTGAGCCACGTCATGCAGCCTTCCGACACCCCGGCGCGGACGGCGGACAGCCTGGCTTGGATCGTGGGGCGGGTGCTCGGGGTGCCGGCGGGGGGATCGTTGCGGCATCGGGTTTGA
- a CDS encoding DUF3558 domain-containing protein yields MASLKSIAVLCAAIIATAALTACDPKQPTPTLAQPPTPVQPGAAIPFTPVQQPLDLTPFEKAPCEILTKDQVAAVVADPPSDVTPSPGAAQWAMGCSWSSGRGPLVSISKPLTKPANLTELAASRSTDPTHLEPWTEISLQGYPGVIYHSMEGPDWCDVAIGVSDTQMLHFSFGATGSPSRYWAKDRCGGVLKTADFVLDNLRHH; encoded by the coding sequence ATGGCATCGCTGAAGTCCATAGCAGTCCTCTGCGCGGCGATCATCGCCACGGCAGCGCTCACCGCATGCGACCCGAAACAGCCCACACCGACGTTGGCCCAACCACCCACGCCGGTACAACCCGGCGCCGCAATCCCGTTCACCCCCGTACAGCAGCCACTGGATCTCACGCCGTTCGAAAAGGCTCCCTGCGAGATTCTCACCAAGGACCAGGTCGCCGCTGTGGTAGCCGACCCGCCTAGCGACGTCACGCCCTCACCAGGTGCCGCGCAGTGGGCAATGGGCTGTAGCTGGAGTTCGGGACGGGGACCCCTTGTCTCCATCTCGAAACCGCTCACAAAACCAGCAAACCTGACCGAACTAGCCGCATCGCGATCCACTGACCCAACGCACCTCGAGCCCTGGACCGAAATCTCCCTCCAGGGCTACCCCGGCGTCATCTACCACTCGATGGAAGGCCCCGACTGGTGCGACGTCGCGATCGGAGTCAGTGACACCCAGATGCTGCACTTCAGCTTCGGAGCCACCGGCTCACCCTCACGCTATTGGGCCAAAGACCGCTGCGGCGGCGTACTCAAAACCGCCGACTTCGTCCTCGACAACCTCCGACACCACTGA
- a CDS encoding WXG100 family type VII secretion target, giving the protein MDGEATRPPDPMTPGPYPNEADAKIRQVANIFGRDDVIRLLDNIRNKLLGNSLAVQSMAFEFAKNNTLGEAGVTDIGGAGQMVSGTWAGRAADQFNTYATRVGNALHDQQGAVATMSKTLVEISQHVISTYSQAIDFVGTCAAELAKLGTKLLVAIGTAEVPIVDFFTTKDVLDTVIDAFGTLISSAVTLFAETVKTLGDYKGSSTALRQTDTDFPEIPEMPGNSGMGNEKQWRVNPTAFPA; this is encoded by the coding sequence ATGGATGGTGAAGCAACCCGTCCGCCGGACCCGATGACACCGGGCCCCTATCCGAACGAAGCCGACGCGAAGATTCGCCAAGTCGCGAACATCTTCGGCCGTGACGACGTCATCCGTCTGCTCGACAACATCCGGAACAAGCTGCTGGGCAATTCCCTCGCAGTACAGTCGATGGCCTTCGAATTCGCCAAAAACAACACTCTGGGCGAGGCGGGCGTGACCGACATCGGCGGAGCAGGACAGATGGTGAGCGGCACCTGGGCGGGCCGTGCGGCCGACCAGTTCAACACCTATGCCACCCGCGTCGGCAACGCCCTTCACGACCAGCAGGGTGCCGTGGCGACCATGTCCAAGACCCTCGTCGAGATCTCCCAACATGTGATCAGCACTTATAGCCAGGCCATCGATTTTGTCGGCACCTGCGCGGCCGAACTGGCTAAACTCGGCACTAAGCTGCTTGTTGCCATCGGCACCGCGGAAGTCCCCATCGTGGACTTCTTCACAACCAAAGACGTGCTCGACACAGTGATCGACGCATTCGGCACGCTGATCAGCAGCGCCGTCACACTATTCGCCGAAACGGTCAAGACACTGGGCGACTACAAAGGAAGTTCGACCGCTCTGAGGCAGACTGACACCGACTTCCCGGAAATTCCGGAGATGCCGGGAAACTCCGGTATGGGCAACGAAAAGCAGTGGCGCGTCAACCCGACAGCCTTCCCGGCGTGA
- a CDS encoding YbaB/EbfC family nucleoid-associated protein has product MTAPRRPIGDLGQLQQQAGELDARLAAARHTARTADGLVTAVVTGQGKLVDLRIEDRALHGPAGQKLGLVIVQTIKNARDTARASSLPELNALFGKEPPKPPEPQPEWVPYAEEERPEPSSPPPPPARAPRRPDFEENFEEIDFLTDDEPETGRGHW; this is encoded by the coding sequence ATGACCGCACCGCGCCGACCGATCGGTGATCTCGGGCAGCTGCAACAGCAGGCCGGCGAGCTGGACGCCCGGCTCGCGGCCGCCCGGCACACCGCGCGTACGGCCGACGGCCTGGTCACCGCCGTGGTGACCGGCCAGGGAAAGCTCGTGGACCTGCGGATCGAGGATCGGGCACTGCACGGTCCGGCGGGGCAGAAGCTGGGGCTCGTGATCGTCCAGACGATCAAAAACGCGCGCGATACCGCACGAGCCTCGTCGCTGCCGGAGTTGAACGCGCTGTTCGGCAAAGAGCCGCCAAAGCCGCCGGAGCCTCAGCCGGAGTGGGTGCCGTACGCCGAAGAAGAACGCCCCGAGCCGTCTTCGCCTCCGCCTCCGCCCGCGCGGGCGCCGCGCCGGCCGGACTTCGAGGAGAACTTCGAGGAGATCGACTTCCTCACCGACGACGAGCCGGAGACCGGCAGGGGGCACTGGTGA
- a CDS encoding polysaccharide lyase family 7 protein, with protein sequence MKRTQRILLAAAVAGAFVPGLSTAAQAAPACSHPADVLDLANWKETLPTGSAGKPTEVSQPKLKTFSADPWFTTAAGCTGVQFRAAVNGVTTSGSGYPRSELREMDGGDAASWSTTQGTSTLTVDTSVTHLPADKPQVVVAQIHDSEDDVTVFRLEGSKLYVTKGNDTHYQLAESNYRLGTRFTVRFVAGGGRISAFYNGTKVADFAEESSGDYFKTGVYTQANCDKSSPCSTENYGETVVYGLTVAHQDQ encoded by the coding sequence ATGAAACGGACCCAGCGGATCCTCCTCGCGGCGGCGGTGGCCGGCGCGTTCGTGCCCGGCTTGTCCACGGCGGCGCAGGCGGCACCGGCTTGCAGTCATCCGGCGGACGTGCTGGACCTGGCGAACTGGAAGGAAACCCTGCCCACCGGGTCGGCGGGCAAACCCACCGAGGTCAGCCAGCCCAAGCTGAAGACCTTCAGCGCCGATCCGTGGTTCACCACTGCCGCAGGGTGCACCGGGGTGCAGTTCCGGGCGGCGGTGAACGGGGTGACCACCAGCGGCAGCGGCTACCCGCGCTCGGAGCTGCGCGAGATGGACGGCGGCGACGCGGCGAGCTGGTCCACCACCCAGGGCACCAGCACGCTGACCGTCGACACCTCCGTCACGCACCTGCCCGCGGACAAGCCCCAGGTCGTCGTCGCGCAGATTCACGACAGTGAGGACGACGTGACCGTCTTCCGGCTCGAGGGCAGCAAGCTCTACGTCACCAAGGGCAACGACACGCACTACCAGCTCGCCGAGAGCAACTACCGGCTCGGCACCCGGTTCACCGTGCGGTTCGTGGCCGGGGGCGGCCGGATTTCGGCTTTCTACAACGGGACCAAGGTCGCCGACTTCGCCGAGGAGTCCTCGGGCGACTACTTCAAGACGGGGGTCTACACCCAGGCCAACTGCGACAAATCTTCGCCGTGCAGCACGGAGAACTACGGCGAGACGGTGGTCTACGGGTTGACCGTCGCCCACCAGGACCAGTGA
- a CDS encoding right-handed parallel beta-helix repeat-containing protein, whose translation MRIVATCAALMLPFAGTAAAAPATSAAGAHAGGPACTRHLADTGAADAVRPGDVVCFDSTAKANRLKITKGGTAQAPVTYSGAGQQVGGIDVDANYVIVDGYTMDQPEAPGIEVHGNGVTIQNNTVTAPKGGDGDGLRFFGDNIAIRHNTISKTDNSTGAHADCMQTFATDEDDVASSHLVIDSNRCEQVDNMCLMAEGPNSEAGDGSGQGVSEDWTFSNNYCQTREASQTLMVDDVQHLTVTGNTWAAGPDHAIGLQNKSTDAHVKDNKLDPSIKCEVGIDDSSKQGYQGPTPRCDP comes from the coding sequence ATGAGAATCGTTGCGACCTGCGCCGCGCTGATGCTGCCGTTCGCGGGGACGGCCGCGGCCGCTCCCGCGACCAGTGCGGCGGGGGCCCATGCAGGTGGGCCGGCCTGCACGCGGCATCTCGCCGACACCGGGGCGGCCGACGCCGTGCGGCCCGGTGACGTCGTCTGCTTCGACAGCACGGCCAAAGCCAACCGGCTGAAGATCACCAAGGGCGGCACGGCCCAGGCGCCCGTCACGTATTCCGGTGCGGGCCAGCAGGTCGGCGGGATCGACGTCGACGCGAACTACGTCATCGTCGACGGGTACACAATGGACCAGCCCGAGGCGCCCGGCATCGAGGTCCACGGAAACGGCGTGACGATCCAGAACAACACCGTCACCGCGCCGAAGGGCGGCGACGGGGACGGGCTGCGCTTCTTCGGCGACAACATCGCCATCCGGCACAACACCATCAGCAAAACCGACAACAGCACCGGCGCCCACGCCGACTGCATGCAGACCTTCGCCACCGACGAGGACGACGTGGCCAGCAGCCACCTGGTCATCGACAGCAACCGCTGCGAGCAGGTCGACAACATGTGCCTGATGGCCGAAGGCCCGAACTCCGAGGCCGGCGACGGCAGCGGCCAGGGCGTTTCGGAAGACTGGACGTTCAGCAACAACTACTGCCAGACGCGCGAGGCCTCCCAGACGCTGATGGTCGACGACGTCCAGCACCTCACCGTCACCGGCAACACCTGGGCGGCGGGCCCGGATCACGCGATCGGCCTGCAGAACAAGTCGACCGACGCGCACGTGAAGGACAACAAGCTCGACCCGTCCATCAAGTGCGAGGTCGGCATCGACGACTCCTCCAAGCAGGGTTACCAGGGTCCCACGCCCCGCTGCGACCCGTGA
- a CDS encoding antibiotic biosynthesis monooxygenase family protein — MTAPGHTAAGVRTPVTLINAFSVPMTQQDRFLSRWKDNARLMASAPGFVGARMLRAVSDQAELTFINVAEWESGAALDQARRNPEWLASIQRLINDPELDAKARPMVYQSVIDVTPGDELP; from the coding sequence ATGACCGCTCCCGGACACACCGCCGCCGGCGTGCGCACGCCGGTCACGCTGATCAACGCCTTCTCGGTGCCGATGACCCAGCAGGACCGGTTCCTGAGCCGGTGGAAGGACAACGCCCGGCTGATGGCGTCCGCCCCCGGCTTCGTCGGCGCGCGCATGCTCCGCGCGGTGAGCGACCAGGCGGAGCTGACCTTCATCAACGTCGCCGAATGGGAATCCGGCGCCGCCCTCGACCAGGCCCGGCGCAATCCGGAGTGGCTGGCCTCGATCCAGCGCCTGATCAACGATCCCGAGCTCGACGCCAAGGCCCGCCCGATGGTCTACCAGTCCGTCATCGACGTGACTCCGGGCGACGAACTGCCGTAA
- a CDS encoding MarR family winged helix-turn-helix transcriptional regulator: protein MQLDERGVFLLSQLGHHVAERMATSLMPLGLQPAHFGILSHLQADDGLTQQRLADNLGIHRNSMVGLVDDLEAHELVRRTRHPDDRRAYAVRLTDRARAVLREAEASADNLEDTVLAPLSEPERRRLIAMLHRVAAHAELLPGVHPGLQRRAPR, encoded by the coding sequence GTGCAGCTTGATGAACGCGGCGTGTTCCTGTTGTCGCAGCTCGGCCACCACGTCGCGGAGCGGATGGCGACGAGCCTCATGCCACTGGGGCTCCAGCCGGCGCATTTCGGGATCCTGTCCCATTTGCAGGCCGACGACGGGCTCACCCAGCAGCGCCTGGCGGACAACCTCGGCATCCACCGCAACTCGATGGTCGGCCTGGTCGACGACCTCGAAGCGCACGAGCTGGTCCGCCGCACCCGTCATCCGGACGACCGCCGCGCGTACGCCGTGCGGCTGACCGACCGGGCCCGCGCCGTCCTGCGCGAGGCCGAAGCCTCCGCGGACAACTTGGAGGACACCGTCCTGGCACCGCTGAGCGAGCCGGAACGACGGCGGCTCATCGCGATGCTGCATCGGGTCGCCGCGCACGCCGAACTGCTGCCGGGTGTCCATCCCGGGCTCCAGCGACGAGCGCCGCGCTGA